One Armatimonadia bacterium genomic window carries:
- a CDS encoding 4Fe-4S binding protein gives MCQFCHQHGDGKKWYLNAANYADDLLSDLHRRKFITEFFAEGADEDPTPQLEKLSAAPAFVQRMLRPLIVRRMKRDHFGQVLPLEDVTEVFGFVGSIVRVPCICRHATLHREVGYCYGISMSPSGGGMIGLVQGLDRSFLGGPDVSRFDQLTAEEAVAAFAEHEKEGLCHTVWTFVAPFTGGLCNCDRRDCLAMRSVLGHDLKVMFRGEYVASVDPDLCTGCRSCMRLCQFGALGYSAADKKAFVEQRACYGCGICRSACTRNAISLTPRAEVPAVANLW, from the coding sequence ATGTGTCAGTTCTGCCACCAGCACGGCGACGGCAAGAAGTGGTACCTCAATGCGGCCAACTACGCTGACGACCTGCTCAGTGATCTGCACCGCCGCAAGTTCATCACCGAGTTCTTCGCCGAGGGCGCGGATGAGGATCCCACACCGCAACTGGAGAAGCTCAGCGCGGCGCCGGCCTTCGTGCAGCGCATGCTCAGGCCCCTCATCGTGCGCCGGATGAAGCGCGACCACTTCGGCCAGGTGCTTCCCCTTGAGGACGTCACGGAGGTCTTCGGCTTCGTCGGCTCGATCGTCCGTGTCCCATGCATCTGCCGCCATGCCACGCTGCACCGCGAAGTTGGATACTGCTACGGGATCTCGATGTCCCCGAGCGGCGGCGGTATGATCGGCCTCGTGCAGGGCCTCGACAGGAGCTTCCTCGGCGGTCCCGACGTCAGCCGGTTCGACCAACTGACTGCGGAAGAGGCCGTGGCTGCCTTCGCCGAGCACGAGAAGGAAGGCCTGTGTCACACGGTCTGGACCTTCGTCGCACCCTTCACCGGCGGGCTCTGTAACTGCGACCGCCGCGACTGCCTGGCGATGAGGTCCGTTCTGGGCCACGACCTGAAGGTGATGTTCCGCGGGGAGTACGTCGCGAGCGTAGACCCGGACCTCTGCACCGGCTGCCGATCCTGTATGAGGCTCTGCCAGTTCGGAGCCCTCGGCTACAGCGCGGCTGACAAGAAGGCCTTTGTCGAGCAACGGGCATGTTACGGCTGCGGCATTTGCCGCAGCGCCTGTACCAGGAACGCGATCTCCCTCACGCCGCGTGCCGAAGTCCCCGCCGTGGCGAATCTGTGGTGA
- a CDS encoding FAD-dependent oxidoreductase — protein sequence MDTYQEPSRTLPVREFDVVVAGGGTAGVAAALAAARQGVVVALIEVKGYPGGTVVEGGTALHSFFNLWKAFPGAEKRQVVKGIPQEIVDRLMDRGACSGHAEMSVGYDYDSVCTAIDTELYKLVVFEMLVEAGVQVFVNTLLVDAIVEGDRLTGVIVESRSGREAWVAQAFVDCTGYGDLAARAGARYDEPKDYAVANSIGIGGVEVEGYHRFLVENEALQERAEGRRSGQEGLIVRLNGRMAKLPAEFAEKARAIGMSTVTTTVHDGYFMFIKLNLTLPVSPTDRDAVAKAELELRRRQEQAVALFRQYVPGCEKAFIARTSPSLCIRRGRRIVCDYDLSLDDVLQGRHFEDDIMAYGFHDSAPRLQIRDGGTYGVPYRALLPVGLGNLLVAGMMITSDHEAHMSTRNTVCCMGQGQAAGTAAALCSKQACSARELPYPELREVLERDGVYFE from the coding sequence GTGGACACCTATCAGGAGCCGAGTCGCACCTTGCCCGTGCGGGAGTTTGATGTTGTGGTGGCCGGAGGCGGAACGGCCGGAGTCGCGGCCGCCCTCGCCGCTGCCCGTCAAGGGGTCGTTGTGGCGCTGATCGAGGTCAAAGGCTATCCCGGCGGCACGGTGGTCGAGGGTGGAACGGCGCTACACAGCTTCTTCAACCTGTGGAAGGCCTTCCCCGGGGCTGAGAAGCGCCAGGTGGTCAAGGGCATCCCTCAGGAGATCGTCGACCGGCTGATGGACCGGGGCGCCTGCAGTGGGCATGCCGAGATGAGCGTCGGCTACGACTACGACTCGGTTTGCACCGCGATCGACACCGAGCTGTATAAGCTCGTGGTCTTCGAGATGCTCGTGGAGGCCGGCGTGCAGGTCTTCGTCAACACGCTCCTCGTCGATGCCATCGTGGAGGGCGACCGGCTGACGGGTGTGATCGTAGAGAGCCGCTCGGGACGCGAAGCCTGGGTGGCCCAGGCCTTTGTTGACTGCACCGGCTACGGCGATCTGGCTGCTCGCGCCGGGGCGCGGTACGACGAGCCGAAGGACTACGCGGTCGCCAACAGCATCGGCATCGGTGGAGTGGAGGTCGAGGGGTACCATCGTTTCCTTGTCGAGAACGAGGCTCTCCAGGAGCGCGCTGAGGGCCGCCGATCAGGGCAGGAGGGGCTGATCGTCCGGCTCAACGGCAGGATGGCGAAGCTGCCTGCCGAGTTTGCTGAGAAGGCTCGGGCGATCGGGATGTCAACGGTCACGACCACGGTTCACGACGGGTACTTCATGTTCATCAAGCTGAACCTGACGCTGCCGGTCAGCCCTACGGATCGCGATGCCGTGGCGAAGGCCGAGCTCGAGCTGCGGCGGCGACAGGAGCAGGCGGTCGCGCTGTTCCGGCAGTACGTGCCCGGGTGCGAGAAGGCCTTCATCGCTCGCACCAGCCCCTCACTCTGCATCCGCCGTGGCAGGCGCATCGTCTGCGACTACGACCTTAGCCTCGACGACGTCCTACAGGGCCGCCACTTCGAGGACGATATCATGGCCTACGGGTTCCATGATTCGGCGCCCAGGCTCCAGATCAGGGACGGCGGGACCTATGGCGTGCCCTACCGCGCGCTGTTGCCGGTGGGTCTGGGCAATCTGCTTGTCGCCGGTATGATGATCACGTCCGACCACGAGGCACACATGTCGACCCGCAACACAGTCTGCTGTATGGGCCAGGGGCAGGCAGCCGGTACCGCCGCCGCCCTGTGCTCGAAGCAGGCTTGCTCTGCCCGCGAGCTGCCCTACCCGGAGCTGCGGGAGGTACTGGAGCGCGACGGCGTGTACTTCGAGTAG
- a CDS encoding DUF6785 family protein, with product MRNNDRRSTSAPEKQHPSGQPLTIRAVLVGLLCVAFLTAATAYTDGFMAASELGGCHFPLGPVLGLLVVVLPLSWLTGVLRRRAQWSSGEKLYAMSMMAVTAGLPTFGLALYLFPVMTAPYYMASVENKWEEAFFGFIPKWMTPAADSTAVRWFYDGAPPGQAIPWGQWTVPLLAWSLLAAAMYLTMFCLGSIIRRQWIEKENLVFPLVELPLEMVLPQRHSISSVEFLRNRGVWIGFAIPFFIHNLQALRLYFPAIPVVNLQNIPLFASLTGIPWRQLSSRVYIHFSVIGFAYFLTAEVSLSLWLFWWFGRVQHVVADAIGRNPQLTRLDDNQYQGAFLAIVIYGVWVARGHLKDLWRQFWSGSSEGDTGRRPEAMSVRAELGGLVAGSVLIVLWLTVAGMSTAYAVATLLIFLVICWGMSRLVVESGILFAKATQMRPSLILEALVGAPAVPARSLTVLSFVEYVFMYDLKSFLMPQVMHAHKMADEAKMDRRHLYLAMAAAVLVSVLVAYWASLQVAYTKGALAMHPWFFLSGPRANSERLRSLIMSPEPWDLSRTVAMLAGGAFTYLLIKMRQQFIWFPVHPIGYVVGNGFEASRMWFPFLIGWLAKSLVGRYGSVQLYRSLRAPFLGLVLGEYSAAGLWLLIDALVGRVGHRIFP from the coding sequence TTGCGCAACAACGACCGTCGCAGCACCTCGGCGCCCGAGAAGCAGCACCCCTCCGGACAGCCGCTGACGATCCGAGCGGTGCTTGTCGGGCTGCTCTGCGTGGCCTTCCTGACTGCGGCGACGGCCTACACCGACGGGTTCATGGCCGCCTCCGAGCTTGGTGGCTGCCACTTCCCTCTTGGCCCTGTACTGGGGCTGCTGGTCGTTGTCCTCCCCCTGAGTTGGCTGACGGGGGTGCTGCGGAGGCGGGCACAGTGGTCGAGTGGCGAGAAGCTCTACGCCATGTCGATGATGGCCGTGACCGCCGGGCTGCCCACCTTCGGCCTGGCGCTGTACCTGTTTCCCGTCATGACGGCGCCCTACTACATGGCCTCGGTGGAGAACAAGTGGGAAGAGGCCTTCTTCGGCTTCATCCCCAAGTGGATGACACCGGCCGCGGACAGCACCGCGGTCCGCTGGTTCTACGATGGCGCACCGCCGGGGCAGGCGATCCCCTGGGGCCAGTGGACTGTGCCGCTCCTGGCCTGGAGCCTGCTAGCCGCCGCCATGTACCTTACGATGTTCTGCCTGGGCAGCATCATCCGCCGGCAGTGGATCGAGAAGGAGAACCTGGTCTTTCCGCTGGTAGAGCTGCCGCTGGAGATGGTGCTGCCTCAGCGTCACAGCATCTCGTCGGTGGAGTTCTTGCGTAACCGAGGCGTCTGGATCGGCTTCGCGATCCCCTTCTTCATCCACAACCTGCAGGCCCTACGCCTCTACTTCCCTGCCATCCCTGTGGTGAATCTCCAGAACATACCGCTCTTCGCGAGTCTCACCGGCATCCCCTGGCGCCAGCTCTCCTCGAGGGTCTACATCCACTTCTCGGTGATCGGGTTCGCCTACTTCCTCACCGCCGAGGTTTCACTGTCTCTGTGGTTGTTCTGGTGGTTCGGGCGCGTGCAGCATGTCGTCGCCGACGCGATCGGCCGGAACCCGCAACTGACGCGCCTGGATGACAACCAGTACCAGGGCGCTTTCCTGGCGATCGTCATCTACGGGGTCTGGGTGGCACGAGGCCACCTAAAGGACCTGTGGCGGCAGTTCTGGTCCGGTAGCAGTGAAGGGGACACCGGTCGCAGGCCGGAGGCGATGTCGGTGCGCGCCGAGCTCGGCGGTCTGGTCGCCGGGTCAGTGCTCATCGTCCTATGGCTGACGGTAGCGGGGATGTCGACCGCCTACGCGGTGGCGACCTTGCTCATCTTCCTGGTGATCTGCTGGGGTATGTCGCGGCTGGTCGTGGAGAGCGGCATCCTGTTCGCCAAGGCCACGCAGATGCGGCCCAGCCTTATACTTGAGGCCCTGGTAGGAGCACCCGCGGTACCTGCCCGCAGCCTGACCGTGCTCAGCTTCGTGGAGTACGTGTTCATGTATGACCTCAAGAGCTTTCTGATGCCCCAGGTCATGCACGCCCACAAGATGGCCGACGAGGCCAAGATGGACCGTCGGCATCTGTACCTCGCCATGGCTGCGGCGGTGCTGGTCTCTGTACTGGTAGCCTACTGGGCGTCGCTGCAAGTGGCCTACACCAAGGGCGCTTTGGCCATGCACCCGTGGTTCTTCCTCAGCGGTCCCCGGGCCAACTCAGAGCGGCTCAGGTCTCTCATCATGTCGCCCGAGCCCTGGGACCTGAGCAGGACTGTGGCCATGCTTGCCGGCGGAGCCTTCACCTACCTGCTCATCAAGATGCGCCAGCAGTTCATCTGGTTCCCGGTGCATCCTATTGGCTATGTGGTGGGCAATGGCTTTGAGGCCTCCCGCATGTGGTTCCCCTTCCTGATCGGTTGGCTTGCCAAGAGTCTGGTTGGGCGGTACGGCTCGGTGCAGCTCTACCGCTCGCTGCGCGCACCCTTCCTGGGGCTAGTGCTGGGCGAGTACAGTGCGGCGGGTCTTTGGCTGCTCATCGACGCCCTCGTCGGCCGCGTCGGGCACCGCATCTTCCCCTGA
- a CDS encoding glycoside hydrolase family 38 C-terminal domain-containing protein, protein MLTDAKILHKLRQVVKAYTALRFEPVLAPECEYAETAQRLGTDPQGLDWHPAPAGTSWGDDGITGWFRCRVSLPAVCANRKVWVRFKCPQETLFLRNGEPWGVFDGNHPYVCLTTQGQAGTEYALAFEAYSGHNMPGTGPNDAGITVLPGSRTFDGVELALEREDVSGFVFDLMTLLGLVDCLDDNSLRKAQVIAGLAEVYAAIYQAPTEVEEEQWRPPLTQAREIMAPLLAQTNGSTVPLMGILGHSHMDTAWLWPVAETWRKVARTSSSIANLMEQYPEFLFIQSSPCHTESMRKLYPAVFEQIRRLVAEGRYEPNGGMWVEADCNLTGGEALVRQFLFGQRWTRQWLDYTADTLWLPDVFGYSAALPQILRGVGIEFFCTTKMAWNDTTRFPFDTFQWQGIDGTQVLAHLNSMHCWPDPKTLTAHWNWVQHKDVQDRRLVAFGFGDGGGGPMHEMCEIARRVGDLEGCPRTRYTTVSEFMQGVRDDLGSRLPTWVGELYLEMHRGTLTSVAPIKKGNRRCELALRDAEMLCSLAALGGATYPSQGLHDLWQTLLLNQFHDILPGSSIAQVNDQAIGEFAQCLEGAEAISDQALTNLVAPAQEDGRMLLVANTLNWERGGSLEVPVTAPGLAPTDPEVDWQWVQSITREDRLALAGVTVPSLGFRVLPLGETGPAAKSPFTVTEDTVTTPYYTARFDAAGGMVSLVDCSGREWVAPGGVLNALLIGEDLPSCYDNWEIERDQRLKMERETRLVRREVVADGPVQLRLRLEWELGAGSRVRQDVVFHSHSPLVEFDTEVDWHEQHRLLKAAFDLNVQTEAARHEIQYGHVERSTHQNLPQDRARFEVCCHKWSDLSDNGSGVALLNDCKYGISVQGNRLGLSLLKSGTHPDPRGDAGTHSFRYALLPHHEPFSVAGVVRPAYELNVSLRGRRVAADTAAPAIQIAVEGDSVILESAKWAEDGEALVLRLYEAGKRAACARVTLPECVTRVWQASMLEEPQQELSWEDGHAVKVALGPLQIVTLRCELAGG, encoded by the coding sequence ATGCTCACCGACGCCAAGATACTCCACAAGCTGCGCCAAGTTGTGAAAGCCTATACTGCACTGCGCTTCGAGCCAGTGCTTGCCCCAGAATGCGAGTACGCTGAGACCGCTCAGCGTCTGGGAACCGACCCCCAGGGACTCGATTGGCATCCAGCCCCGGCTGGTACGTCGTGGGGCGACGACGGCATCACCGGCTGGTTCCGCTGCCGGGTCAGTCTGCCCGCCGTCTGCGCCAACCGGAAGGTCTGGGTGCGCTTCAAGTGCCCGCAGGAGACCCTGTTTCTGCGCAACGGCGAGCCCTGGGGAGTGTTCGACGGCAACCATCCCTATGTGTGCCTGACCACCCAGGGGCAGGCGGGCACGGAGTATGCCCTGGCCTTCGAGGCCTACTCGGGCCACAACATGCCCGGAACCGGGCCCAACGACGCGGGCATCACCGTGCTCCCGGGGAGCCGTACCTTCGATGGTGTGGAGCTTGCCCTCGAACGGGAGGACGTTAGCGGGTTCGTGTTCGACCTGATGACGCTGCTGGGGCTGGTGGACTGCCTGGACGACAACAGCCTGCGCAAGGCCCAGGTCATCGCCGGGCTCGCAGAGGTCTACGCCGCGATATACCAGGCACCGACGGAGGTCGAGGAGGAGCAGTGGCGTCCGCCGCTGACCCAGGCACGCGAGATCATGGCGCCGCTGCTGGCCCAGACCAATGGCTCCACTGTGCCGCTGATGGGGATCCTCGGCCACTCCCACATGGACACTGCCTGGCTATGGCCTGTGGCGGAGACCTGGCGCAAGGTAGCGCGAACGTCCTCTTCCATCGCCAACCTGATGGAGCAGTACCCTGAGTTCCTGTTCATCCAGTCCAGCCCCTGCCACACCGAGTCCATGCGGAAGCTGTACCCGGCAGTGTTTGAGCAGATCCGGCGGCTGGTGGCTGAAGGACGCTATGAGCCCAACGGCGGCATGTGGGTCGAGGCGGATTGCAACCTGACCGGCGGCGAGGCCCTGGTGCGACAGTTCCTCTTCGGGCAGAGGTGGACGCGTCAGTGGCTCGACTACACCGCCGATACGCTCTGGCTGCCCGACGTCTTCGGCTACTCCGCAGCACTGCCCCAGATTCTGCGAGGGGTGGGGATCGAGTTCTTCTGCACGACCAAGATGGCCTGGAATGACACGACCCGCTTCCCCTTCGACACCTTCCAGTGGCAGGGCATTGACGGCACCCAGGTGCTGGCGCACCTGAACTCCATGCACTGCTGGCCCGACCCGAAGACGCTGACCGCTCACTGGAACTGGGTGCAGCACAAGGACGTGCAGGACCGGCGGCTGGTGGCCTTCGGGTTCGGGGATGGCGGTGGCGGACCGATGCACGAGATGTGTGAGATTGCCCGGCGGGTGGGCGACCTCGAAGGGTGCCCGCGGACGCGGTACACGACCGTGAGCGAGTTCATGCAAGGCGTGCGCGACGACCTGGGATCACGCCTGCCGACCTGGGTCGGTGAGCTGTACCTGGAGATGCATCGCGGGACGCTGACCTCGGTGGCGCCCATCAAGAAGGGCAACCGGCGCTGCGAGTTGGCCCTGCGAGACGCCGAGATGCTCTGCTCGCTGGCCGCCCTGGGGGGTGCGACCTATCCCAGTCAGGGCCTGCACGACCTGTGGCAGACGCTGCTGCTGAATCAGTTCCACGACATCCTGCCGGGCTCCAGCATCGCGCAGGTCAACGACCAGGCGATCGGCGAGTTCGCGCAGTGCCTGGAAGGGGCCGAGGCGATCTCTGACCAAGCGCTGACGAACCTGGTCGCCCCGGCGCAGGAAGACGGGCGGATGCTGCTCGTCGCCAACACCCTGAACTGGGAACGCGGCGGCTCACTGGAGGTGCCGGTGACAGCCCCGGGCCTTGCGCCCACGGATCCGGAGGTGGACTGGCAGTGGGTTCAGAGCATCACCCGGGAGGATCGGTTGGCGCTGGCGGGAGTGACCGTGCCGTCGCTCGGGTTCAGAGTGCTGCCCCTGGGAGAGACCGGCCCGGCAGCGAAGTCACCCTTCACCGTCACCGAGGACACCGTAACGACACCGTACTACACTGCGCGGTTCGACGCGGCCGGTGGTATGGTCTCGCTGGTGGATTGCAGCGGTCGTGAGTGGGTGGCGCCCGGTGGCGTTCTCAATGCCCTTCTGATCGGCGAGGACCTTCCGAGCTGCTATGACAACTGGGAGATCGAGCGCGACCAGAGGCTGAAGATGGAGCGTGAGACCCGGCTGGTGCGCCGTGAGGTAGTAGCTGACGGGCCAGTGCAACTGCGCCTGCGGCTGGAGTGGGAGCTTGGTGCGGGTTCGCGGGTTCGCCAGGACGTGGTCTTCCACAGCCACAGTCCGCTGGTCGAGTTCGACACCGAGGTCGACTGGCATGAGCAGCACCGTCTGCTCAAGGCCGCCTTCGACCTCAACGTGCAGACCGAGGCAGCGAGGCATGAGATCCAGTACGGGCACGTCGAGCGTTCCACTCACCAGAACCTGCCGCAGGACCGGGCGCGGTTCGAGGTCTGCTGCCACAAGTGGAGCGACCTGTCCGACAATGGCTCCGGCGTGGCGCTGCTCAATGACTGCAAATACGGCATTTCCGTTCAGGGCAACCGCCTCGGGCTGAGCCTGCTCAAGTCCGGCACTCACCCCGACCCTCGAGGCGACGCGGGCACTCACTCCTTCCGGTACGCGCTGCTGCCGCACCACGAGCCCTTCAGCGTGGCCGGTGTTGTGCGCCCGGCTTACGAGCTCAATGTGTCGCTGCGGGGTCGGCGAGTGGCTGCCGACACGGCGGCTCCGGCGATACAGATCGCTGTGGAGGGCGACAGCGTGATCCTGGAGAGCGCGAAGTGGGCCGAGGACGGTGAGGCACTGGTGCTGCGTCTGTACGAGGCGGGCAAGCGGGCTGCCTGCGCCCGCGTCACACTGCCGGAGTGCGTGACGCGGGTCTGGCAAGCGAGCATGCTCGAGGAGCCGCAGCAGGAGCTGAGCTGGGAGGACGGCCATGCGGTGAAGGTCGCCCTGGGCCCGCTGCAGATCGTGACCCTGCGCTGCGAACTGGCCGGGGGATAG